The proteins below are encoded in one region of Rana temporaria chromosome 2, aRanTem1.1, whole genome shotgun sequence:
- the LOC120927448 gene encoding uncharacterized protein LOC120927448, with product MSDSADSDVQQNKRTKRQKSRGPIYTKEENAALVAAVSKEKVTLFCQSVPASEKSAAWERVRDSVNAVSKFHRPTNGVRHRFYDCRATVTKKMQRLRLGQNRGKPIKLREWEAELRDVLLAEDVPGFSSRGQNHRAGDQETSSLEGSAPTPSTSYQQHSGESCIQDPPASASGRTIAPPQDQQYHPERRVQCSPHSPVLLLERLEIQPEITPIIPQTPDFSPGPEEEHRGQGSFIQPPHALMPPTAVPPFPTVQEIILRELIELRCDNRKLQRKVKRLTRLTHQLSRQQTESFEIILARASQQHN from the exons atgTCAGATAGTGCGGACTCAGATGTGCAGCAGAACAAGCGAACCAAGAGACAGAAATCAAGGGGACCCATATATACCAAAGAGGAGAATGCTGCATTGGTTGCTGCAGTATCAAAAGAAAAAGTGACACTCTTCTGCCAATCCGTGCCAGCATCTGAGAAGTCAGCAGCCTGGGAACGAGTCCGGGACTCCGTGAATGCGGTCTCCAAGTTTCACAGGCCCACCAATGGCGTCAGACACAg GTTCTATGATTGTCGGGCAACGGTTACAAAGAAGATGCAGAGGCTTCGACTAGGACAAAACCGAGGAAAGCCTATCAAGTTGCGAGAGTGGGAGGCGGAGCTAAGAGATGTCCTTCTGGCAGAGGATGTCCCTGGATTCAGCAGCAGGGGTCAAAATCATAGAGCTGGTG ATCAAGAAACATCATCCTTGGAAGGATCAGCTCCAACTCCAAGTACATCCTATCAACAACATTCTGGTG AAAGCTGCATTCAAGACCCTCCAGCATCGGCTTCTGGCAGGACCATTGCTCCTCCTCAGG ATCAGCAATACCACCCTGAGAGGAGAGTACAGTGCAGCCCGCACTCTCCTGTTCTTCTTTTGGAGAGGCTGGAGATTCAGCCAGAGATTACCCCTATCATTCCCCAGACTCCTGATTTCTCCCCCGGCccagaggaggagcacagaggacaagGTTCATTCATTCAGCCACCCCATGCCCTGATGCCACCTACTGCTGTACCGCCTTTCCCAACTGTGCAGGAGATCATTCTGAGGGAGCTTATAGAATTAAGGTGTGACAACCGAAAACTACAACGAAAGGTCAAAAGGCTTACCCGGCTTACCCATCAGTTGAGCAGGCAGCAAACTGAGAGTTTTGAAATAATTTTGGCCCGGGCAAGCCAACAACACAATTAG